The following nucleotide sequence is from Streptomyces sp. HUAS CB01.
CACGGCGTACGCCTTCCTGGCCGTGTCCAGTCCCGCCACGATCACGCCCCGGACCCGGTCCTGCCCCCGGGTGAACTCGAAGTCGATGCGCCGCGCCTCCCGCCGGCCCTCCGGGCCCGCGACGGTGATCTCCTTCTGACCCTTGAGCGTCGAGCCGAGCGCGATCCCCGCCTCGGCGCCGATCGCCGCCTCCTCCGCCGAGTCCGCCTCGGTGAACCCGAGCTGCACGGTGATCGTGCCGACGGCCCGGCCGTCCTCGGTCAGGGTCGCGGCGGCGGCGTTGTACCCGCTGCGCTCCGCCGCGCCCTGCTCCTCGAACGCGGGCGGACGCGCGACCGTCACGGACGGGGTCTCCAGCGTCCCCCAGCCCTCCGGCGTGACCGCCGACCCCTGGTCCGATCCGCACCCCGCCACGGCCAGCACGGCGACGGCCGCCGTGACCAGCCGCAGTCCGGTCCGCCGTGCGCCGCCGCGTACGCGTGCGGCCGCGGGCGGTGCGCCCTGGGCCCGCCCACCGGGGTCGCGCGGTTCCGCGTCCCGCCCGGTCGTGCCCGCGCCCCGCCTGCTCATGCCGTGTGTGCCCATGGCCTCGGTGCTCCTGTCGCCGGGATCAGTTCGCACAGTAGCTGTACGGGACATAGCTGCGACTGCCTCCCTGCGGTGCCCCCAGGAACTCCGCGTCATCGAGGATCTCCTCCTTCTTCTCGGTCGAGACCGAGAAGCCCAGGCTCAGTCCCAGGTTCAGCTCGAAGCCGTACTCCGCCGCGTCGGTCAGCCCCGTGTACGTCGTGCGGCTCGACAGGCCCTCGTCGAAGAGCAGCTGCCCGAACGGGTCGTCGGCGCCCGGCCGCTTCGTCGGAGCGTGGCCCTCGAACATGTAGCTGAACGGCGCCGCGTACTGGCCGTTCCCGTCCAGCCACTGCTGGGCGACCGCGCGCTGCTCGGCCCCCTCGGCGCCGGGCGGGATGACGATCGAGTCGGTGACGACCTCGATGCCCGTCTGCTGGTCGGTGCCCTTGACCGAACCGCTTCCGCCGCGCTTGTCGTCGCCGTCCTTGCCGTTGTCGCCGCCGACCTTCACCCCGTCCTTCGTGGCGCCCTTCTCGACCGTGCGCGTCATGTCGATCCGCAGCAGCTCGCCGGTCCTCTTGTCGTAGGTGACGGTGATGGTTCCCGTCCGCGTGGTGGACGCGGAGGCCTCGCCGCCGAGGGGCCCGGCCTCGTACCCGACCTTCGTGCCGTACTCGATCGACGCGCTGTAGGTGTAGGACTTGGTGCCCTTGAAGTCGTTGTCGGTCCAGGTCGCCTCGGGGGAGAACTTGAAGTTCCCGCCGAGCGCGGCGCTCAGCTTCCGCTCGTCGCCGGCCGACAGCTTCAGGCCGCCCGCGGCGCTCGCCTCGATGCCGACCTTGCCGTGGCTGATGTGCCGGTCGCCCAGTTGCTCCTCGATGCGGTCGCGCAGCTTCTCCTCCTCGGCCATGGGGCCCTTGCCGAAGAGGTAGAGGATGCTGTTGCCCAGACCGCCGCCCCGGGCGTTGGAGTGCCGGTTGGCGAGCTCGTACGTCTTGAGGCTCTCGAGGTCGTCGCGGAACGCCTTCGCGTCCGCCTCGCTGTCGAACACCCAGGTGTCCCCGTTGGTGACCTTGATCCCCGCACCCAGCTCCACCTTGTCGGAGCCGAACCGCCCGACCTTGGCGCCCGGCTTCCAGTCCTTCTTGGCGGCGATCGACGCGGCGTCCGTGAAGGTCATCAGCACCTGCTGGTCGTTCTCGTCGACCGTGCCGTCCTTGTTGACGTCGGTCTTCGACCGGAACGTCTGCTGCTGGAAGCCGTACTCCTCGCCCCACTCGATGAACAGCAGCTTGCCCTTGGCCCCGGCCTTGTCGCTGACCGAGGAGATCTGGCAGAGCGCGGGCTCGTAGTCGGCGTCGGTCCTGGGGGCCGCCTCGTCCCCTCCCGGTGCACCGCAGGAGCCGCCGAAGGTGACCAGGCAGCGCAGCTTGTCGGCGATGGTCCCGTCCACGCCGGTGCCGACGAGGGCCCCGACGACGGCGGCGGAGACGACGATCACCCCCACGTACTCCGAGGCGGCGGCGCCCCGGTCGCGCGGGCGCCGGCCGCGTCGGCGCCGCGGAGGTATGTGCCCGTCCCGTCCCATGCCCGTCCCCCTCTGCCTCTGACCCCTGAACCGCTGACCCGCTGCCTCCGGCCCTCGGACCCCGGCTTTCCGTCTCGGGCCCCCGGACCGCTGCTCTCCGACCGGAACCGGACGGTACGGATGCCGGGCGCCCGGGGCGTGGGCCCTGGGACCCCATTCCGGGCCCAGAAGGCCGGTTGGGCCCAGCGGACGCAATCGGGCTGCGGGCCGCGGGCGATGCGCGGGCGGGTGCCGTGCGACGCGCGGTGCAGGCGACGCGAAAAGCGGAGGAACGATTCCTGAAATCCCCTCCCTGATACAGGAGTTAACCTCTGGCGGCTTCGTCCGCTTTGACCGGTGAGCATTGCGTGAGGGTTGGGCTGCCGGGTGCCGAAAGCTGTTCTCTGAACCTGTCGGACGTGGATAAAGTGCTGATGCAGGAGGAGCACGAAGAGCAGGGGAACTGCGGTCGCCGTCGCTGCGGCGGCCGGAGCCGAACGGGGAATCAGCGTGCCGACCGCGATTGCTGTGACCAGCGCCGACCTGGTGCTGCCGCCGACGGACAGCCATACGCCCACCGCGGCGCTGCTGCACGCGCCCGACACCCAGCCGCTGGACGCGGCGCTCGCCGACATGCAGGTCCTGGTGGAGCAGAACGGCTATGTGATCGCCCTCTACCCCGCCTCCATCCCCGCCGCGCACGAACGCAGACTGCACACGGTCCGCTCGGTCCTGGAGAGCGACCGGATCGCGCTGCTGAAGCTCGATCTGCCGCCGCTCGGGGTGTCCGTGCTGGTCCGGCAGCTGCGTCAGCTCTCCGTCTGCGACTTCAGCGCCGGGGTGGTCGCCTCCGCCGCGCGGCTGCTCTCCCACTACATCCACGCGGGCGCCCTGCTCAACTCGGTCACCAAGCTCGACCGCGTCCCCGTCAGCCTCAAGTCCCACGCCAAGTCCTGGGTCCCCGGATCGCAGTTCGGCGTCGTGGCCGCCCCCAGCCCCCAGCTGGTCAGGATCGGTCACGGCGAGCTGACCGGACCCGAGTTCGCCACGCGGCTGCTGGTGGCGAAAGGGCAGCTGCAGTCGGAATGGGTGAACACGACCCTCGCGCCCGCATGGCAGGTCCAGGGAATCCAGGAGACCTCGCTGCCGGCCGAATCCCCGCGATGGTGGGGCACCCCACGGATGATCGAATTCGCCGCCTTTCTCCCCGACATCTCCGTGATCTATCAGCTGGTTTCCTCGGTACGACGAGAGGCGTGCACCTGGTGCGGCATCGAACTCATCGGTGACCGCTGCGGTTTCTGTTCGGCACCGCTCGCCCCGGCCGAGAACCGAACGCCCTCCACAGGTGTCCTAGGCGAAGGAACACCGATGCACCACGGGTCGTAATGCGCCGCCGACGCGGTGGGCGCGGACCGATGGCGGCCCGGCCGTATGCGCGCCCCACCGCACGTACCAGTCCGCCCATCTGCCCACGTCTTCCATCGAGGTTGCCCCGCTCATGAATTCACGCCAACGCCGCGGCATCGTCCTGCTGCTCCTCTCGGTCCTGTGCGCCTTCGCCGCGTTCGCCGGTGTGCTCTCGGTGATCGGCGACGTGAATTCCAAGGTCGGGCCCGAGGTCGCCGCGTACCGGGTCAAGTCCGACGTCGCCCCGTACCAGGCGCTGCAGCCGAGCCAGTTCGAGAAGATCACCATGCCCAGGCGCTGGCTCTCCGAGAACGCGGTGACCGACGTCTCGGTCGTCGACGGAAAGGTGGCCGTCACCCAGCTCAAGAAGGGCTCGCTGCTCCAGGACGACATGTTCGTCAAGCGCCCGGCACTCGACCGCGACGAACAGGAGATAGCCATCATGATCGACGCCGCCACGGGGGTGGCGGGCAAGATCAGAGCCGGCGACTCCGTCAACATCTACGCCACTTTCGCCGCCGACGACCAGGGCGGGGCGAAGGCGCAGTCCCGCGTCATCGTCCCCAACGCCCGGGTGATCGACGTCGGCAGGCTCACCGCGCTCGAGCCCAAGGAGGACGACAGGCGGGGCACCCTGCGCGAGGCCGTCCCGATCACCTTCGCGCTGACCACCAAGGACGCCCAGCGCGTCGCGTACGCCGAGTCGTTCGCGGTGAACGTGCGGCTCGCACTCCTCGCCGACGGCGGTTCGACCCAGCTGCGCCCGGGGGAGGGTACCTACACCCTCGAAGGGGACAAGTGAGAGACGGATGACGACCAGAATCCTCCCGGTCGTCGGTGAAGCCGACGCCGCCCGATCCATCACCACCCTGCTCAGCCAGCTCCCGGAAGCGGAGCCGGCGGGGCCGGTCGGTGACTCGACATCGCTGATCGACACCCTGGCACGGCTCGCCGCGGAGTCCGTGGACGAGCTCCCTGAGGTCGTCCTGGTCCACGAGCGGATCGGTCCGGTGCCGGCACTCGAACTGATCCGGGAGGTGGCCCTCCGCTTCCCCGCGGTCGGGGTCGTTCTGGTCACCGCCGACGCGAGTCCCGGCCTGTACTCGGCCGCGATGGACTCCGGCGCCCGCGGCCTGGTCGGCATGCCCCTCTCCTACGAGGAGCTGGCCCAGCGCGTGCAGGCCGCGGCCGCGTGGTCGGTCGGCGTACGGCGCCATCTGGGCTCCGGCGGCGATGTGTTCACCGGCCCCGGGGGCACGGTCGTCACGGTCAGCGGCGCCAAGGGCGGCGTCGGCACCACGCTCACCGCCGTCCAGCTCGCCCTCGCCGCCAGGGCCGGCGGGATGACCGTCGCGCTCGCCGACCTCGATCTGCAGTCGGGCGACGTCGCCTCCTACCTGGACGTCCAGTTCCGGCGCTCGATCGTCGACCTGGCCGGCATCCAGGACATCTCGCCGCGCGTCCTGCAGGACGCGGTCTACGCCCACGAGACCGGGATCGGGCTGCTTCTCGCCCCCGGCGAGGGCGAACGGGGCGAGGAGGTCACCGACCGCTCGGTGCGCCAGATCGTCAGCGCCCTGAGGAACCGCTACGAGGTCGTGGTCGTCGACTGTGGCAGCTACATGAACGGCGCCAACGCGGCGGCGATCGAGATGGCCGACACGACGCTGCTCGTGACCACACCGGACGTCGTCGCCGTCCGCGCGGCCAAGCGCATGGTCAGGCTCTGGGACCGGCTCCAGATCCGCAAGGCGGAGGAGACGGTCACCGTCGTCAACCGGTACATGCGCAACACGGAGATACAGCCCCCGCTCGTCGAGCGGATCACCTCGACCCGGGTCGCCCGGGTCGTGATCCCCGCCAACTTCAAGGAACTGCAGGCCCTCGTGGACGCGGGCCGGATGCAGGACCTCGAGGCCAAGTCCACGGTCAAGCAGGCGCTGTGGGGGCTGGCGGGGGAGCTGGGACTGGTGAAGTCGAACGAGGTACCGCAGAAACAGGGCAAGTTGAGGAGCGACCGGGGTGCCCTGGGCATCCGGAGAAGGTCCTGAGGACCGGAGACCGAGGGGGCGAGTCGAAGCGATGCACATCGCGGCAGGTACCGACTGGAGGGTCACCGGCGGGAGTCCCGCCGACCCGCGCCGAAGCGTTCCCCGGGCGGCCGCGGGGCGCACGGGTCCACGGGCCGTCGGCCGGAGGCGCACCGTCCGGGTGAGCACCGGCAGCAGCCGGACCATCCTCGGGAACGACCGCGGGCAGACCGCGGTGGAGTTCACCGGAATGGTGCCGATCATCCTGGCGACGCTGGTCCTGCTCTGGCAGGCGGCGCTCGTCGGCTACGCGTTCTCGCTCGCGGGGAACTCCGCGGACGAGGGAGCCCGGGCGGGCGCCGCGGCGGGCTGGGGCGCGGCCGGGCAGGTCTGCGAGCAGGCGGCGCGGAAGAACCTCCCGGACTCCTGGGAGGCCGAGATCAGCTGTCCGCCGGGCGGTGGGGACCTCTACGACGTGGAGGTCGACGTCGTCGTCCCGGTCCTCTACCCGGGCTTCATCGACTTCTCGTTCACCGCACCCGGGCGGGCCTCCGCCGTGTGGGAGGGCTGAACCATGCGGAAGCGCATCTCCTCGCGGCACGGTGCACGCGGCCGCGGCGACCGGGGCCAGACCGCGATCGAGTACCTCGGCTGGATCCCCATCCTGCTGCTGATCGCCCTCGCCGCGATCCAGCTCGGCATCGCCGTGTACGCGGTGCAGCAGGCGGGGACGGCGGCACGGGCGGCGGCACGGACCGTGTCGATCGACAACGGGAGCGGAGAGCGGGGCGGGAAGGCGGCGATGAGCGACTGGCTGGCCGACGGCACGGACATCGACGTCGACCCGGCCGGTGACGAGGTGACCGCCACCGCGCACGTCGACATCCCCTCCCTCATCCCGGTCTTCGACTTCGGCCGGGCCACCCGCTCCGCGACCATGCCCGTCACCGACCGCTGACCGGCCGCCACCGGCACCCGGGCCCCGCCGGTCCGGTCAACCCCTTCGAAGGAGTCGAGCACATGAGCCTCCGGGCGCGCATCAACAATCCCGAGCCGAGCCCCGGCCAGGGCTCGGACAGCCAGCTCGTCGGGATCTACCGCGCCAAGCTCCTGGAGGAGATCGACCTCGCCGAGATGTCCACGCTGCAGGCCGCCGAGCGGCGGGCGCGGCTGGAGCGGGTGCTGGGCCACATCATCAGCCGCGAGGGACCGGTGCTCTCCTCGGTCGAGCGCTCGCAGCTCATCCGCCGGGTCGTGGACGAGGCCCTGGGCCTCGGCATCCTGGAGCCGCTGCTGGAGGACGCCTCCATCAGCGAGATCATGGTGAACGGGCCCGAGCAGGTGTTCGTCGAGCGCCGTGGCCGGCTGGAACTGCTGCCCATGCGGTTCAGCTCGAACGAGCAGCTCATGCAGACCATCGAGCGCATCGTCTCGACCGTCAACCGCCGTGTGGACGAGGCCAATCCGATGGTGGACGCCCGGCTTCCCAGCGGCGAGCGCGTCAACGTGATCATCCCGCCGCTGTCGCTCAGCGGCCCGATCCTCACCATCCGGCGCTTCCCCCGCGCGTTCACACTGCGCGAGATGATCGAACTCGGCTCCCTGGACGAGCAGATGACGATGCTGCTCTCGGGCCTGGTCCGGGCGAAGTTCAACGTGATCGTCTCCGGGGCCACCGGCACGGGCAAGACCACGCTGCTCAACGCGCTGTCGGGCCTCATCCCCGACGGGGAGCGGATCGTCACCATCGAGGACTCGGCGGAGCTCCAGCTCCAGCAGAACCATGTGATCACGCTGGAGAGCCGGCCCGCCAACGTCGAGGGCAAGGGGCGGATCACCATCCGCGACCTGGTCCGCAACTCGCTGCGCATGCGCCCCGACCGCATCATCGTCGGTGAGGTCCGCGGCGGCGAAACGCTTGACATGCTCCAGGCAATGTCGACGGGTCACGACGGCTCCCTCGCCACCGTCCACGCCAACAGCGCCGAGGACGCGCTGATGCGCCTGCAGACCCTCGGTTCCATGTCCGAGGTCGAGATCCCCTTCGTGGCGATCAAGGACCAGATCAACAGCGCCGTCGATGTGATCGTCCAGCTCACCCGGCACGCCGACGGCTCCCGCAGGATCACCGAGATCGCGATCGTGGACTCCCACGGCAGGGAGGAGTACCGCATCGTCACGGTCTGCCGGTTCAACGCCCGGCCGATGTCCGCCGACGGTCTGATCCACGGCTCCTTCGAGTACCTGCCGCTGCCGCGACGGGTCGCCGAGCGGCTGTACATGAAGAACGAGCCGATCCCGCCTGCGTTCGGCGTCGCCGACTCGGAGGACCAGCTCATGCTGCGCGGGGCGGTGGCATGAGCACGGGTCCTCCGCGCCCGCCCGGCCGCTCCCGCACCGGCACCGTCCCCGACCGCGACAGAAGGTTCAGCCCGTGGCCAATCTCCCGCTCCTGACGATCGGCGTCACCCTGCTCGCTTGCGTCCTCGGTGTCATCGGCGTGCACATCTACTCCTCGGGCAAGGCCCAGCGGCAGGCGCTCGTCGACCGTATGTCCCAGACCGGCCAGATCGCCCTTCCTGCGGGCCGTCGACGCCGCTTCCGGGGGGTTGACCGCCGGCTGCGCGGCACGGGACTCGGCAAACGGATCGAACGCAAGATCGCCACGACCGGCCTGGACCTCACCCCGGGCGAGTACTTCGTGTACGTGATCGGCGCGCTGCTCGCCGTCTACTTCACGATCGGGGCCGTCTTCGCGCCGTTCTTCGGCATCCTCGCCGCCGTCATCGGCCTCTGGGGTGCCAACGCCTTCCTCAACTGGCAGCGGGCGAAGCGGACCGAGGCGTTCATCAACCAGCTCCCCGAGTTCACCCGCGTCCTCGCCAACGCCACCCAGGCCGGACTCGCCATGCGCACCGCGCTCGCCATGGCCGCCGAGGAGCTGGACGACCCGGCGGGGGAGGAGCTCATGCGCGTCGCCGACCAGCTCGCCGTCGGCCACACCCTGGACGACGCGCTGGGCGAGCTCGCCGAGCGTCTGCCCTCCCGCGAACTGGTCGTCCTCGTCACGACCCTCGTCCTCTCCAACCGGGCGGGCGGCCAGGTCGTCAGCTCGCTGCGCAACCTGACCGAGACGCTGGAGGAGCGCAAGGAGACCCGGCGCGAGGTCACGACCCTGCTCTCGCAGGTGAAGGTGACCGCGCTCGCCGTTCCGCTCCTCGGCCTCAGCTTCCTGCTGATGATCAACGCCATACGTCCGGGCGCCCTGGACAAGATGACCGCCTCGGTCGTCGGCCAGTTCGCCGTCGTCATCGCCTTCGGCATGTACGCCGTCGGCTTCTTCCTCATCCGCCGTATGTCCCGGATCCGGGTCTGAGGAACGGACGAAGGGAACAGGGGGACACGCCATGGGACTTCTGCTGGCAGCCGTCGTCGGCCTCGCGGTGTACGGGGCCTTCCACGGCATCCGGATGTACCGGGCCGACGCCAAACTGCCCGGCGACCTCGCGGTGGCACTTGAGGTCGGATCGACCCGCACGACCGCGGTCGGGTCCGGCATCGACCGCATGGGCATGCGCTTCGCACCGACCGTGCTCTCCATGATGGGGCCGAAGCGCGTCGACGCCCTGCGCCGCAGGCTCGACATGGCGGGCAACCCCGGCGGTATGACCGTCGACCGCTACGCCGCCCGACGCGCCGTCTACGGCATGCTCGGCGCGGCCGCCGCGTTCTCGCTCGTCCTGCGCGGACAGGCGGTCATCGGCCTGATCGCCCTGGTGTACGGACTCGTCTGGACCGACGTGGTCCTGCGCGCCGCCATCCGCCGCCGCCGCAACGACATCGAGCGCACCCTGCCCGACTTCCTCGACGTCCTCGCCGTCGTCGTCTCCGCGGGACTCGGCTTCCGGCAGGCGCTGGAGCGGGTCGCCGAGAAGTACAAGGGCCCCTGGGCCGACGAGCTCCGGATCACCCTGCGCCAGATGGACATGGGCGTGAGCCGCCGCGACGCGTTCGAACAGCTGCGCAAGCGGAACTCCTCCGAGCAGGTGTCGATGTTCGTCACCGCACTCCAGCAGGGGGAGGAACTCGGTGCCCCGATCGTCGACACCCTCATCCAGATCGCCACGGACATGCGGCGGACGGACGCACAGAACGCCAGGCGCTCCGCCTCCAAGGCCGTCCCCAAGACGACGCTCGTGGTCACGATGGTCATGCTCCCCGCGACCATGATCCTCATCGTCATGAGCTTCTACTACGGATCCGGCGTCGACTTCGCCGACATCCTGAGCGGCGGCTGACCGGCAGCGCGCCACGGAAGGACCTCGGGACACGGGACCCCGGGACCGTAACGGCAGTGCCACCACGACAGCGCGAGCGACCGGAACAGGAGGTGACCCACATGGGCCTGAGGATTCCCGCCTTACGAGGCGGCGGCAGCACCGGAGGACCCCGCGGCGGAACCGGCGACGGCCTGCGCGGCGCAGCCGCCGGCGACATCCGGGGCGGCATCGGCGGCGGCGTCGGCGGGGGAGTGCAGGCGCAGACCGCGGCG
It contains:
- the cpaB gene encoding Flp pilus assembly protein CpaB, whose translation is MNSRQRRGIVLLLLSVLCAFAAFAGVLSVIGDVNSKVGPEVAAYRVKSDVAPYQALQPSQFEKITMPRRWLSENAVTDVSVVDGKVAVTQLKKGSLLQDDMFVKRPALDRDEQEIAIMIDAATGVAGKIRAGDSVNIYATFAADDQGGAKAQSRVIVPNARVIDVGRLTALEPKEDDRRGTLREAVPITFALTTKDAQRVAYAESFAVNVRLALLADGGSTQLRPGEGTYTLEGDK
- a CDS encoding AAA family ATPase, giving the protein MTTRILPVVGEADAARSITTLLSQLPEAEPAGPVGDSTSLIDTLARLAAESVDELPEVVLVHERIGPVPALELIREVALRFPAVGVVLVTADASPGLYSAAMDSGARGLVGMPLSYEELAQRVQAAAAWSVGVRRHLGSGGDVFTGPGGTVVTVSGAKGGVGTTLTAVQLALAARAGGMTVALADLDLQSGDVASYLDVQFRRSIVDLAGIQDISPRVLQDAVYAHETGIGLLLAPGEGERGEEVTDRSVRQIVSALRNRYEVVVVDCGSYMNGANAAAIEMADTTLLVTTPDVVAVRAAKRMVRLWDRLQIRKAEETVTVVNRYMRNTEIQPPLVERITSTRVARVVIPANFKELQALVDAGRMQDLEAKSTVKQALWGLAGELGLVKSNEVPQKQGKLRSDRGALGIRRRS
- a CDS encoding TadE family protein — translated: MSTGSSRTILGNDRGQTAVEFTGMVPIILATLVLLWQAALVGYAFSLAGNSADEGARAGAAAGWGAAGQVCEQAARKNLPDSWEAEISCPPGGGDLYDVEVDVVVPVLYPGFIDFSFTAPGRASAVWEG
- a CDS encoding TadE/TadG family type IV pilus assembly protein → MRKRISSRHGARGRGDRGQTAIEYLGWIPILLLIALAAIQLGIAVYAVQQAGTAARAAARTVSIDNGSGERGGKAAMSDWLADGTDIDVDPAGDEVTATAHVDIPSLIPVFDFGRATRSATMPVTDR
- a CDS encoding CpaF family protein: MSLRARINNPEPSPGQGSDSQLVGIYRAKLLEEIDLAEMSTLQAAERRARLERVLGHIISREGPVLSSVERSQLIRRVVDEALGLGILEPLLEDASISEIMVNGPEQVFVERRGRLELLPMRFSSNEQLMQTIERIVSTVNRRVDEANPMVDARLPSGERVNVIIPPLSLSGPILTIRRFPRAFTLREMIELGSLDEQMTMLLSGLVRAKFNVIVSGATGTGKTTLLNALSGLIPDGERIVTIEDSAELQLQQNHVITLESRPANVEGKGRITIRDLVRNSLRMRPDRIIVGEVRGGETLDMLQAMSTGHDGSLATVHANSAEDALMRLQTLGSMSEVEIPFVAIKDQINSAVDVIVQLTRHADGSRRITEIAIVDSHGREEYRIVTVCRFNARPMSADGLIHGSFEYLPLPRRVAERLYMKNEPIPPAFGVADSEDQLMLRGAVA
- a CDS encoding type II secretion system F family protein, translated to MANLPLLTIGVTLLACVLGVIGVHIYSSGKAQRQALVDRMSQTGQIALPAGRRRRFRGVDRRLRGTGLGKRIERKIATTGLDLTPGEYFVYVIGALLAVYFTIGAVFAPFFGILAAVIGLWGANAFLNWQRAKRTEAFINQLPEFTRVLANATQAGLAMRTALAMAAEELDDPAGEELMRVADQLAVGHTLDDALGELAERLPSRELVVLVTTLVLSNRAGGQVVSSLRNLTETLEERKETRREVTTLLSQVKVTALAVPLLGLSFLLMINAIRPGALDKMTASVVGQFAVVIAFGMYAVGFFLIRRMSRIRV
- a CDS encoding DUF5936 domain-containing protein, coding for MGLLLAAVVGLAVYGAFHGIRMYRADAKLPGDLAVALEVGSTRTTAVGSGIDRMGMRFAPTVLSMMGPKRVDALRRRLDMAGNPGGMTVDRYAARRAVYGMLGAAAAFSLVLRGQAVIGLIALVYGLVWTDVVLRAAIRRRRNDIERTLPDFLDVLAVVVSAGLGFRQALERVAEKYKGPWADELRITLRQMDMGVSRRDAFEQLRKRNSSEQVSMFVTALQQGEELGAPIVDTLIQIATDMRRTDAQNARRSASKAVPKTTLVVTMVMLPATMILIVMSFYYGSGVDFADILSGG